A window of the Cystobacter fuscus genome harbors these coding sequences:
- a CDS encoding energy-coupling factor ABC transporter ATP-binding protein, with amino-acid sequence MKAALALEALSVGTPGGPAILSGLSLEVRSGEVVALLGANGCGKTTLLRGIAGLVPERAGKVWLRGQVAPRGAVARTEAGLALAFQNPDDQLFGTTVGEDVAIGPMHQGLAPDAVRARVDEALAATGLAHLAERPIEALSFGEKKRACLAGVLAMHPAVLLLDEPTAGLDPVGERETAALLRRLARERDVALIVSTHATDEVPFFADRAAVLGEGRLLAFGPPAEVFRDAALLARAHLRAPAVAELWAQLAPFLPESGEAPPLTVAEAARRLLPLLVPTSQEVHP; translated from the coding sequence GTGAAGGCGGCGCTCGCACTCGAGGCGCTCTCGGTGGGAACCCCCGGCGGCCCCGCCATCCTCTCCGGCCTGTCCCTCGAGGTGCGGTCGGGAGAGGTGGTCGCGTTGCTCGGCGCCAACGGGTGCGGCAAGACGACGCTGCTGCGCGGCATCGCGGGGCTGGTGCCGGAGCGCGCCGGCAAGGTGTGGCTGCGCGGACAGGTGGCTCCGCGCGGAGCGGTGGCCCGGACCGAAGCGGGCCTGGCGCTCGCCTTCCAGAATCCGGATGACCAGTTGTTCGGCACCACGGTCGGGGAGGACGTGGCCATCGGTCCGATGCATCAGGGGCTCGCTCCGGACGCGGTGCGGGCCCGGGTGGACGAGGCGCTCGCCGCCACCGGCCTGGCGCACCTGGCGGAGCGCCCCATCGAGGCGCTCAGCTTCGGGGAGAAGAAGCGGGCCTGTCTGGCGGGCGTGCTGGCGATGCATCCGGCGGTGTTGCTGCTCGATGAGCCCACCGCCGGGTTGGATCCGGTGGGAGAGCGCGAGACGGCGGCCCTGCTGCGGCGTCTGGCGCGCGAGCGCGACGTGGCGCTGATCGTCTCCACCCATGCCACCGACGAAGTGCCCTTCTTCGCCGACCGGGCGGCCGTTCTCGGCGAGGGGCGATTGCTCGCCTTCGGTCCTCCCGCGGAGGTCTTCCGGGACGCGGCGCTGCTGGCGCGGGCGCATCTGCGCGCACCGGCCGTCGCCGAGTTGTGGGCCCAACTCGCGCCCTTCCTTCCCGAGTCGGGGGAAGCCCCGCCCCTCACGGTCGCCGAGGCCGCCCGGCGCCTCCTTCCTCTCCTCGTCCCCACAAGCCAGGAAGTGCACCCGTGA
- a CDS encoding CbiQ family ECF transporter T component has protein sequence MSRAALRERVAGLDARLKLGGALLSLLVALAGPAPHTASTVAALALLASLAVGERAGVLLRRLGVALFSGLALWALHGLLRPEASGAWRLGLVLGTRVAAGATVFGLLIALTPPWALVGALRAWRVPAPLAEVLALAVRYATVLERAAHTAREAQILRLGYRGVRRGVHSLGALGGLTLVRAFDQAHATAEAMAARGCRGAHLPPPGERP, from the coding sequence GTGAGCCGCGCGGCCCTTCGCGAGCGGGTGGCCGGGCTGGATGCCCGCCTCAAGCTGGGGGGCGCGTTGCTCTCTCTGCTGGTGGCGCTCGCCGGGCCCGCGCCGCATACCGCCTCGACGGTGGCGGCGCTGGCCCTGCTCGCCTCGCTCGCGGTGGGCGAGCGGGCGGGGGTGTTGCTGCGTCGCCTCGGGGTGGCGCTCTTCTCGGGTCTGGCGCTCTGGGCCTTGCACGGATTGCTGCGGCCGGAGGCGAGCGGAGCCTGGAGACTCGGGCTGGTGCTGGGGACGCGGGTCGCCGCGGGAGCCACCGTCTTCGGCCTCCTCATCGCGCTCACTCCGCCCTGGGCGCTGGTGGGGGCGCTGCGCGCCTGGCGGGTGCCGGCCCCGCTCGCCGAGGTGCTCGCGCTCGCGGTGCGCTACGCCACGGTCCTCGAGCGGGCGGCCCACACCGCGCGCGAGGCCCAGATCCTCCGCCTCGGCTACCGGGGCGTGCGCCGCGGCGTGCATTCGCTCGGGGCGCTCGGTGGGCTCACCCTGGTCCGCGCCTTCGATCAGGCCCACGCCACCGCCGAGGCGATGGCCGCCCGGGGCTGCCGTGGTGCCCACCTCCCACCCCCGGGAGAGCGGCCGTGA